The following are encoded in a window of Candidatus Fusobacterium pullicola genomic DNA:
- a CDS encoding META domain-containing protein: MKKNLVILTLAGALLGGCSALEKTNAAAEKVANATQSTQTYVDINSISGKEFTLENSDITITFETAKVYGFSGVNRYFGSIKVDGNKIAIENVASTMMAGTPAKMEEESNYLKALAEVNSISIDGNTVTLSGNGKTLKFLGK; the protein is encoded by the coding sequence ATGAAAAAAAATTTAGTAATATTAACACTTGCAGGAGCTCTATTAGGTGGATGTTCTGCTCTTGAAAAAACAAATGCTGCAGCTGAAAAAGTAGCTAATGCAACTCAATCAACTCAAACTTATGTAGATATCAACTCTATAAGTGGAAAAGAGTTTACTCTTGAAAATTCAGATATCACTATCACATTTGAAACTGCAAAAGTATACGGGTTCTCTGGAGTAAATAGATATTTTGGTTCTATTAAAGTAGATGGAAATAAGATAGCTATTGAAAATGTAGCTTCAACAATGATGGCAGGAACTCCAGCTAAAATGGAAGAGGAGTCTAACTACTTAAAAGCTCTTGCTGAAGTAAACTCTATCTCTATAGATGGTAATACTGTTACTTTATCTGGAAACGGAAAAACTTTAAAGTTCTTAGGAAAATAG
- a CDS encoding histidinol-phosphatase HisJ family protein, which yields MFINDYHIHSEFSGDSKQDLREIFEKAISLGLEDIAITDHLEYDIEGITDNWILDLDKYVQTILNYQREYKGKLDIKLGVEIGIQPHTREYLEAQVNKYPFDFVIASTHAINRHDLAWGELQKTRNKEQLQQYYFETVLDNVKNYNNFSVYGHMDFVTRYGGEEYRGLEYRKNADLIDEILKILISKGKGIEINTSGYRYKEDRFYPCKDIIKRYHELGGEILTIGSDSHIKEHLTMDFDIVYEFLKSIGIKYICSFDKMKPIFKKLK from the coding sequence ATGTTTATAAATGATTATCATATTCATAGTGAATTTTCTGGAGATTCTAAACAGGATTTAAGAGAAATATTTGAAAAAGCTATATCTCTTGGATTAGAAGATATAGCTATAACAGACCATTTAGAGTATGATATTGAGGGAATAACTGATAATTGGATTTTGGATTTAGATAAGTATGTTCAAACTATTCTTAATTATCAGAGAGAATATAAAGGCAAACTTGATATCAAACTTGGAGTGGAAATAGGAATACAACCACACACTAGAGAGTACCTAGAAGCTCAAGTTAATAAATATCCTTTTGATTTTGTTATTGCTTCTACTCATGCTATTAATAGACACGATTTAGCTTGGGGAGAGTTGCAGAAAACAAGAAATAAAGAGCAACTTCAACAATATTATTTTGAAACTGTATTAGATAATGTTAAAAACTATAATAATTTCTCTGTGTATGGTCATATGGATTTTGTTACTAGATATGGTGGAGAGGAATATAGAGGGTTAGAATATAGAAAAAATGCTGATTTAATAGATGAGATTTTAAAAATATTAATATCTAAAGGAAAGGGTATTGAAATAAATACTTCTGGTTATAGATATAAAGAGGATAGATTTTATCCTTGCAAAGATATTATTAAAAGATATCATGAGTTAGGTGGAGAGATACTTACAATAGGTTCTGATTCACATATTAAAGAGCATTTAACAATGGATTTTGATATTGTATATGAATTTTTAAAAAGTATTGGAATCAAGTATATATGCAGTTTTGACAAGATGAAACCAATATTTAAAAAGTTAAAATAA
- a CDS encoding DMT family protein, translating to MKFLPIALLFISNIFMSFAWYGHLKNTHSALWFAILSSWGIAFFEYCFSIPANRIGSQFFTVAQLKIIQEVITLVVFSGFSVLYLKQEFKLNYIYAFLCLIGAVYFMFKK from the coding sequence ATGAAATTTCTACCAATAGCTTTACTTTTTATTTCAAATATTTTTATGTCTTTTGCATGGTATGGACACTTAAAAAATACACATAGTGCTCTATGGTTTGCAATACTTAGTAGCTGGGGAATAGCATTCTTTGAATACTGTTTCTCTATACCAGCTAATAGAATAGGATCACAATTTTTTACAGTAGCTCAACTGAAAATAATTCAAGAGGTAATCACATTAGTAGTTTTCTCTGGATTCTCGGTTCTTTATTTAAAACAAGAGTTTAAATTAAACTACATATATGCTTTTCTATGCTTAATAGGGGCAGTATATTTTATGTTTAAAAAATAG